The genomic region TGTAGTTCACATTGATTCAGGCAAGCCTTTCTATCAAGACTATATTGAATTATTTACCATACTATATCCCGATAAAGGAGCGGTAATTACTACGAGTATTTGCAACCCAATAAATTTCCAGGAGCTCCCTTACTAAGATTATTGCATAAGCTCTGAGGAGTTCATGTGATTACTCCCACCTGATTCAAATCTACAAATCTTTTATAAGGGATACTTCATGGCAAGTGGAGTTCGTTCATATTTATCAGCCAATTTATGTGCGGATTGGTTAGCCAATCTTGGTGTGTCGCAAGGGCAGCAATTGGACATCATCGAGGTCTCGTATATGCCAGCCCCTCTTTTCCAACTAATTCAGCAAGATAATGGGGGAGTGGCGTGGCCTCAACTTGTTCCTTTTTATGCTTTATAGTTTTcgttttcatgttttttttttcatttagttTTTAATTTTCCCCGCTTCTTATATATTCACTGAAAAAAAAACTAAAGGTTATATTGAAGTTCTTGACATAcgattttttgaacatttttttttaatattcatTACACAGTGCTTACATTTTCACCCTTTGTATACAAAGTCTTGTAATATATCGAGTGATCAAGGGTATTAACCTAAAATTTAAGGTGTTATACGACTATTGAAAATTGATAGTTTTACTCGCGTGAATAAGCGATACATTTTCAATTGAATATTTCTAGTAGATTGTCGAAAAAGTAATGACAACATATATATTAGTATTGAATGTGTATTAGTAAAAACGTAAATCAGTCCCTAGTAACCATTCACATGGAGAATAGATATATTTTGATTTGTATGTTTCTTTTTATTCTTACCCGAGTCAGATGATAAAAAATCAATATGAACTGCTCTTAAAATATGTATTAAATCAATCAAATATCTATAATAATTCACCTACACTAATAACCAAATAACTGGACTTGAATGATCCTATATCAAGGGCCAAATTAATAAAAAAGATGAATGGATCATATATATTATGTTTGATACTAACCTGATATTTACAAACATTTGTGATCTTTCCCGCACTCCTCATAATCATTATCCTTTCCCATTTTATTTTAGAAAGATCATCTAATTTATTTCAATTTTCAACTCAGAAGAGGACCCAAATTGACCGAACCCAATCCCCATTTCAATCCGACTCAATCATTTATTTTCGCGTCCTAACCTTTATTCCTAATTAACTTTATAACAATACACTCAAAACTGATCGAACTCGAAATGAGCAATGCCTACCTGACCGTTCATTGTCCTACGCTAACTATTTCCCTGAAAATAACTCAACAACAACAAACCAGAAACCGACCCAAAACCGAAATAACACTACCCAACACAAATTCTCATCCAAACGACCTAAAAATTTAAACTGACCCAAACTAGATTCAACCCAATTATAGATTACCCCTTTTTATCATGGCTCGACATAATACAAATTCTAGAATAAGACGGCCCTATACCGTAAAACGGttcattttataaaaaaattaataaataagTCGTCTTTTTGTAAAATTGAACCGTTCCATAATACTCTCCGTTCCAATGAGTTGTATATGTTTGCTTTTTGGGCACTATTCATTAGTGAGGAAAATCTTTATTATAACTTCTAATATATAACATAAAATATAATCATGTGAGATCTTTTTGAAATTGTCCTATCGAGTACGTTATGAATATCACATTTTTAGAACTTTTAATAATATATAGTTAaagatatactccctcctattcattcattttgtccctctttccttatcgaagctagtcggatttttgtccctctttctatttttggtaagttTTTTAGTTGTAAAGTTACCATCATATCCTTGGCTATTATTGCATATTACAACATTTGCCATTCATTAACCCAATTATTTAACCTAACCCAAATCTTATTAAATCCACCCCTCACTAATTAACCCAGCCCAAAATCATTACTAACCCAATTAGTAACCCAACTCCCGCCTTATATTATCCGTCTCCCTAAAAAAACCCTAGCAACCATCCTCTAAGATCTTCATCATTCTAGATTGTTCTTCGTTCTCTCAAACACCAACCTAGAAAATTCCCAAATCTTCTCATCTTCCTCGTCCTCTCATCTTTCTAGAATCCTCTCATCGTCTCTCCCTCATGATCTGAGACACGCTTCTCCATCTGTGATCTCAAATCTCTATCATTCCCAAGCTTTCAACATCTTAAAACAGTCATGAACATGTTGCATCTTCAACTTGATAATGATTCATCACAATTTCACTCTTTATCTCCAGATCTGAGTATTTTTTTCTCAGATATTGAAGATGGTCCTTGTCTTTTCAACATGTCTgatgttgattttgttgatgttGATGACTACGGAGTAAGAGAGAAGAGTATTGCTACTGTTGAGGCTATGTCAATGAAGATTGTTCCTGATTCTTATGATGATTATTCATCATCTTATGATGATTTTTCTGAGTTTGTCCATACTGAATCTCAAGTTGTTCCTGATTCTGGTGATGTCCATATTCTTCCTGATTCTGGTGATGTCGATGTTGTTCCCAAGACATGCATGGATGCTGAATCTGAAGTTGTTTACCATACATGCTTGTCTGAGCAAGATGCGTATAACATTTAGTTTAAGAAAAATGTAGAGGAGAGGACTATGAAGAAATTGGCAAGGTATGAGACACCTGAGTATAAAAGAATGGTTTTGGAGGAGTTGTGCAATTATTTTCCTGCTATGAAGGTGCTCCTTGAAGAATAAGGGAAGTTAATTTCTTTAGATCCataattttattgtttttttttttatgtttttgttgGTTGGCTTTGTGAAAATGGAATAGTGATGAATTTTTATTACAGTTTGGGTATATTTCCTTTGTTAAAATGGACTAATGCCCAATGATCAGTTGTTGAGGGCAAAATCTGACCCTAAGTCACTTAGTGCATGCGTAAAGCCACCACAACTCAAAGTGATGAGGCTATGCAAGCATTAAGTGCTTGGGATCTTGAATTCGTTAAGCTactaaatttttaaagttgtacgCCAAGTTAATTGCAGTTAAATCTGATGTTCATAATATTTGTGTCCCAGTTTACATTTAAACATTGTGCAAAGTTCATAAGTAAGCCATAAAATACACAAATTATAAAACATTTCTTCTGTTGTTGACTGATCTTCAAAATATGCTGATCTGCTGATGTTTAGATGATGGTTGTATTCTGAGCTTGGTCTTCTTAACTGCAAAACATGTTCTTCTGCTGTTGACAAAATATGGACCAATCTGATCTAGCATTTATGTTCATAATATGCTGCATAACTGTTAGCAAAAAACAAATAAACCACAACATTGCATTACTGAACTATCTCAACAGGTTCATTGGTTAGAACTTGATCTTCGGTGAGGTCAATAAATAATGATGATGTTGGTTCATTACTGCACCCAGGTGGTTCAGTAATGTTACCAACAAGTTCAGCATCTGCATCAACATTTGCATTAACATTTGCATCAACATATGCATTAGCATGTATCCATGTTTCAACATGTTAATGTGTCATGTCACTGAAGAATGGAGCTGTTGTTTATTACTGGACCCAACTGATTCAGTAATGCTGCCAACAGGTTCATTTATATCATCATCATGTGCtttcaccgcatcaaccaaatTTTTTATGCTAGAAGCATCTCCCACATTGTTCAAGTATGTTATACACTCTCGCACCAAGTCCAAATCAGCAGTTAGATAATCAGGCAATAAGCCTGCAGCTGCTAATTTGGATTTGTGCATGTGTGGTAAGGGGTAAtcatttcctcctttccttttcaAAACCTCTATCATGCATGCTTGTAGTGTTATGAAGACATAATTGAGTTTAATTACCTCCAACTTTTCAAAAGCATTATTAACTTCCACAACAAGTTTATCCAACTTGTAAGCATTTGTTCTTTGCTGAAGTGACCGAATAGCTCTGAAAAAACCCAAATCTAAGACATTCAAATCTGGTGAGTTTGGTGCTTGACAACTTAACTCAATATTCCACTCATCCTTGTTTGCTTCAGCTTTGAAATCTGGATCTGAGTTCTTTATGTGTGGACGTGCATTATCTTGTTGTATGATAATATGCTTATTTTCACTTTCAGGCCATTTTGCCTTAATTGCTGGAATAAAAATTTTGATTATCATATCTTTAACAACCTGTTTGTTAACTGATTCTATGCATTTTGTTTCCATTGTACCTGCAACTCTATTCCTAGAATTTCTCTTAGCTGGTACTTCAACTATGAAGGGCCATATACCTATCTTACCATAAAAAAGAACTTCACCATTTGACCCATACCTTGGTCTGGCAACAGCACACATAAACATTACTTTTCCTATAAATGTTTTCGACTGAACACTTCTatatggttttttttttctgatttagaTAAGTATAACCTCCTACTAGGCCGAGTTAAATAAAACCATTTCTCATCCATGTTAATAACAATATTTTGATCATTGAATTTCACTTGGTTACATACCTCATCATAGTGTAGTTGTCCAAGAGAGAAAAGCAATCTCTCTAGTTTGTTTTTGTCATTCAACTAAGGtttgattgcatttgtgtgagaaGGTATTGTCTTATCTGTTACCTATCTTGATATTGCTGACTGGCTAGTCCCATAAGCTTCAGCAGTACTATGTTGAGTGGTCCTTTCTGAAAGGAGGATTTTGTTGAACTTCTCAACATCAAACACCTGCCTTGTATGACATTTTTTGCCTTTCAGTTTGCTGTTTACATTAATTGCTTGGTCTACATCCAATTGCTTCTTTGTTTCATTCCAGATCCTTGTGATACTCTTCCTGCAAACACTGAACTGGTCTGCCACCTCTAGCATTACATCCCTTTTGACCTTTCCACTATTGCTTTTTAACAATAAGATTTGAGAAATCTTACTTCTTTCTAAGTTTGTCAAGTTTTTAGTCTTCATTTATTGTTGTTTGTGAGAAATAAATGTGGATGAATCAGAGTTTTTGGCTGTTTGATGTAGATTTATTATTGTAGGAAAGTGCTTTTTTGGTTGTTTGTGTGTAAATGATTAATTTAGTTGCCACTATTCTATTTATAGCTATCTTGAACTTTGCACAAGTTTCAATTTGGTGTCAAATTTGGGCGCAAAAAACTGAACCATTTTCATTTTGGCTCCTTATTTGAATTTGGTgccaaatttaattgtattatGAACTTGGTGTCCTTTAGTTTGGCATTTTGCTTAGTGAATTTGGACGTCCAACTTGAAGGAAGAAGGTGGCCCTTGCTGAAATCTGAAGTCCAAATCCAACCATATTTTGTCAAGTTTTTTTTTAAGCAACCTTAGTTTGGCAGTTATGGCAGATGTAGAAAAATTAGTGTGTAATATTCTTAGGACATGTAATATTGGTATGGCAGATGTAGAAGAAACAAAAAAATTGTATTGTATTTGTACTTTTGGAGGGAAATTTTCAATGTATAATTTTGCTTAAgcttttggagggaaagtttagCATAAGCTAACTTTATTAATTTTCCTTAATCCTACTTTCCTCTCTCCATTTAACTAGGTCCActtccccccta from Silene latifolia isolate original U9 population chromosome 3, ASM4854445v1, whole genome shotgun sequence harbors:
- the LOC141648797 gene encoding uncharacterized protein LOC141648797 translates to MFMCAVARPRYGSNGEVLFYGKIGIWPFIVEVPAKRNSRNRVAGTMETKCIESVNKQVVKDMIIKIFIPAIKAKWPESENKHIIIQQDNARPHIKNSDPDFKAEANKDEWNIELSCQAPNSPDLNVLDLGFFRAIRSLQQRTNAYKLDKLVVEVNNAFEKLEVIKLNYVFITLQACMIEVLKRKGGNDYPLPHMHKSKLAAAGLLPDYLTADLDLVRECITYLNNVGDASSIKNLVDAVKAHDDDINEPVGSITESVGSNAELVGNITEPPGCSNEPTSSLFIDLTEDQVLTNEPVEIVQ